In one Sporomusa sphaeroides DSM 2875 genomic region, the following are encoded:
- a CDS encoding alpha/beta hydrolase — MRAHYGRIFKGHQRGLHRASTSDYPVINIDVRGHGNSRPTSEFSVKLAAEDIHTIINSEKPGQYLLCGLSMGAFVVQEYAFLFGGGAVGYMLTGVTPLFIPYPKWEKMLLAYSGVMMKYLYTWKGLKKAMAKGSTYTKLALLRVTQMFEEIDRQEFLISWKGFTTCLHEESFQFDAPFLVVAGEQDTRGTKVLQEEHGD; from the coding sequence ATGAGGGCCCACTATGGCCGCATTTTCAAAGGCCATCAGCGCGGGCTGCACAGAGCTTCAACCAGTGACTACCCAGTGATTAACATTGATGTGCGGGGCCATGGAAATTCAAGACCCACAAGTGAATTTAGCGTGAAACTGGCGGCAGAGGATATTCATACCATCATAAATTCAGAAAAGCCTGGGCAATATTTACTGTGCGGGCTGTCCATGGGTGCCTTTGTCGTACAGGAATACGCCTTCCTTTTCGGGGGGGGGGCCGTTGGTTATATGCTGACAGGGGTTACGCCGTTATTCATACCTTACCCCAAGTGGGAAAAGATGCTGCTCGCATACTCCGGGGTAATGATGAAGTATCTTTACACCTGGAAGGGGCTGAAAAAAGCTATGGCCAAAGGCAGCACCTATACAAAACTGGCGTTGCTGCGTGTTACGCAGATGTTTGAGGAAATAGACCGGCAGGAGTTTCTAATTTCGTGGAAGGGTTTTACAACCTGCCTGCATGAAGAATCGTTCCAGTTCGACGCGCCTTTTCTGGTTGTTGCCGGTGAGCAGGATACGCGAGGAACCAAGGTATTACAGGAGGAACATGGCGATTAA
- a CDS encoding carboxymuconolactone decarboxylase family protein — protein sequence MNNKAFEVLQKEAPEVSEVWQQFLLKASALDEKTQNLVYLSVLSAFHLENRIPFHVKMAKMHGATRDEVISAVLVGLPALGNIVTTALSVAIEAFDKD from the coding sequence ATGAATAATAAAGCATTTGAGGTATTGCAAAAAGAGGCTCCAGAGGTAAGTGAAGTATGGCAGCAATTTCTGCTGAAAGCCAGTGCCTTAGATGAAAAAACACAGAATCTTGTATATCTTTCGGTGTTATCGGCATTTCACTTGGAGAATAGAATTCCCTTTCATGTAAAGATGGCTAAAATGCACGGAGCTACCAGAGATGAAGTCATTTCGGCGGTTCTTGTCGGGTTACCTGCTTTGGGCAATATTGTCACAACCGCATTATCTGTCGCAATTGAGGCGTTTGATAAAGACTAA
- a CDS encoding acyltransferase family protein, giving the protein MSGNTALPRKKYFDNIRSATIVLVIIYHVIYIFNSAGVVSNIPIQGIQALDSICYFLYPWFMCLLFVVAGISARYSLLTRSTRQFARERVQKLIVPYLGGAFLLGWLNGWVTAHYVDMFGGHVVPGFVKYLVYSLNIGPLWFLLELFVISMILLLIRRIDRRDRLWTLAGKAGLPLIILLVLPVWGSSFVLNLPVVVVFRNGIYWLMFLLGYYVFSHDTVLAKLKQHAVLFFIIAVGLGIVEVWYFFGQNYASDACLQHPFTNLYLWMMILAVLGCAQRWLDFSNSLTKYLQKRSFALYVFHYPLLVTAAYWITTYAELPMAVVYLILLPFTFVATILFYEIISRIPVIRYLLLGI; this is encoded by the coding sequence ATGTCCGGCAATACCGCTCTGCCAAGGAAAAAATACTTTGATAATATCCGTTCCGCAACAATTGTACTTGTGATCATTTATCATGTGATTTATATTTTTAACAGCGCGGGGGTTGTCAGCAATATTCCCATACAGGGAATCCAGGCGCTGGACAGTATATGTTATTTTCTTTATCCCTGGTTCATGTGCCTGCTGTTTGTGGTTGCCGGCATCAGCGCCAGGTATTCCCTGCTGACACGCAGCACCAGGCAATTTGCGCGGGAAAGGGTGCAAAAACTGATCGTTCCGTATTTAGGCGGCGCGTTTTTACTCGGCTGGCTCAACGGATGGGTCACGGCGCATTATGTGGATATGTTCGGCGGGCATGTGGTTCCGGGTTTTGTAAAATATCTGGTGTATAGCCTGAATATAGGCCCGCTGTGGTTTCTGTTGGAGCTGTTCGTGATTTCCATGATTTTGCTGCTTATCCGCAGGATTGACCGCCGGGACAGGCTTTGGACACTGGCGGGGAAAGCCGGCCTGCCGCTTATCATTTTGCTCGTCCTGCCGGTATGGGGTTCTTCGTTTGTGCTCAATCTACCTGTTGTCGTTGTCTTCCGCAACGGAATTTACTGGCTGATGTTCCTGCTCGGTTACTATGTATTTTCCCATGACACCGTTTTGGCGAAGCTTAAGCAACACGCCGTTCTTTTCTTCATCATTGCTGTCGGGTTAGGAATCGTTGAAGTCTGGTATTTCTTCGGGCAGAACTATGCATCCGATGCCTGCCTGCAGCATCCGTTCACAAACCTGTACCTGTGGATGATGATCCTCGCTGTTCTGGGATGTGCGCAGAGGTGGCTTGATTTCAGCAATTCCTTAACAAAGTATCTGCAAAAACGCAGTTTCGCGCTTTATGTGTTCCATTATCCGCTTCTGGTCACGGCGGCGTATTGGATCACGACTTATGCCGAGCTGCCCATGGCGGTAGTTTATCTGATTTTGCTGCCGTTCACTTTCGTTGCGACTATACTCTTCTATGAAATCATCAGTAGAATACCGGTCATCCGCTATCTTTTATTGGGAATATGA
- a CDS encoding LuxR C-terminal-related transcriptional regulator, translating into MDYITLKEAGHKWGISDRMVSYYCQASKIKGAFKKGNLWLIPADAEPPSGMRRKLQTTVRQPIKKAQETLHIPTALKKQLQAITMYPLTIVTGPSGIGKTTAVEEYCKTITPKANIYWYTCLGEPFTQFWQGLCHMYKQFNEKTAERLAKLGPPEMDNLGEIACIFKDCVCKKETFMIIDNYQYVIREISGKVIDMISLYHPTNLHTIIISQDDVIPNRTPQNEKIYFIPENYFSFNKNDINLYFQKIDIKLRDEQLEYLLHTSKGWISALKLERIHYSETRELLGTKAVGPLIQSMIWSRIDSQQQEFLMAASLMEGFTSSQAKILSGCDTLPDKIQTMLRENSFIRYMSDADTYVMHHLLCNFIQSVFAEQSSNLTDRLWKRAGAAFAQEKKFFRAAQCFFRIPDYPSILALPFEKDDLNLYSSTETGDLIREIIIGCPEEILSEKPLLVLSISFHLLVSRNFRKIADKIFRVIDLALQNTARWNDDAPDTNEIKAVTAVLRAYMGFNDIYKIGEGYKKAYELLKGPLPLKYVEQLGVFKQPSVLYLYWAKPGELQHTLRGYECANPAIQNLLPHRALGANFAIQAEAQLLFGNDVDAEILCHRCFYYAGSTDSSYVYYAAELTLSRIAILRGDYAMLTQSLKNMEKYQLAHDTQKHKVVYRMAHSFIMTLLGDDEVIRRLMSVEEIKANVSAISIPFAFVIYSKWMLLQKRYTELLGLLDIFSEAATRPDRFQLANIYFAIFRAVSLNRLNRRAEAKDALQKALALAVPDKVYMPFAEHGDVITPLLTEGIEAIYKEDIQKIRTLSQTLGSGIATIKKLSLESFPELTKREREVALLAKEGLSNHQIAELLSIGDETVKKFMKHIFTKLNLTSRIQLQYIDF; encoded by the coding sequence TTGGACTACATTACTTTAAAAGAAGCAGGACACAAATGGGGAATCAGCGACCGAATGGTAAGCTATTATTGCCAGGCAAGCAAAATCAAAGGCGCATTCAAAAAGGGAAACCTATGGCTGATTCCCGCTGACGCTGAACCGCCGTCTGGGATGAGGCGCAAGTTGCAGACAACCGTCAGGCAGCCGATAAAAAAGGCGCAGGAGACGCTCCACATCCCCACCGCACTGAAAAAGCAGTTGCAGGCAATCACAATGTATCCACTCACCATCGTTACCGGCCCTTCCGGGATTGGAAAGACGACCGCAGTCGAGGAATACTGCAAGACGATCACACCCAAGGCCAATATCTATTGGTATACCTGCCTAGGCGAGCCTTTTACACAGTTCTGGCAGGGGCTATGTCATATGTATAAGCAGTTCAACGAGAAAACGGCTGAACGATTAGCGAAGCTGGGGCCTCCTGAAATGGATAATCTTGGGGAGATCGCCTGTATTTTCAAGGATTGTGTATGTAAAAAAGAAACCTTTATGATTATCGATAACTACCAATATGTGATCAGAGAAATATCCGGTAAGGTCATAGATATGATTTCCCTATATCACCCCACCAATTTGCATACAATTATCATCAGCCAGGATGATGTTATACCGAACCGTACCCCGCAAAATGAAAAAATATATTTTATCCCGGAGAATTATTTTTCATTCAACAAGAATGACATCAATCTATACTTTCAAAAGATAGATATAAAGCTCAGGGATGAGCAGCTGGAGTATCTGCTCCACACCTCAAAGGGCTGGATTTCCGCGCTAAAGCTTGAGCGAATCCACTATTCGGAAACGAGAGAACTGCTGGGAACAAAAGCCGTAGGCCCCCTGATCCAATCCATGATCTGGAGCCGGATTGATTCTCAGCAGCAGGAATTTTTGATGGCGGCTTCTTTGATGGAGGGCTTTACCTCCAGCCAAGCGAAGATTTTATCCGGCTGTGACACGCTTCCCGACAAAATCCAAACAATGCTCCGGGAAAATAGCTTCATCCGGTATATGTCCGATGCGGATACCTATGTGATGCATCATTTGCTATGCAACTTCATCCAAAGCGTTTTTGCGGAACAGTCCTCCAATTTGACCGATAGGTTGTGGAAGCGGGCTGGCGCTGCTTTCGCACAGGAAAAAAAGTTCTTCCGTGCAGCACAATGCTTTTTCCGCATACCGGATTATCCCTCTATTCTCGCCTTGCCCTTTGAAAAAGACGATCTCAATCTCTACAGCAGTACTGAAACGGGCGATCTGATTCGGGAGATCATCATCGGCTGTCCGGAAGAAATATTGTCAGAGAAACCTCTGCTGGTGCTTTCAATTTCATTTCATTTGTTGGTCAGCAGAAATTTTCGTAAGATAGCGGACAAAATATTTCGTGTGATAGACTTGGCGCTTCAAAACACCGCCCGGTGGAATGACGATGCTCCGGATACGAATGAAATCAAAGCCGTGACCGCAGTGCTGCGGGCATACATGGGTTTCAATGACATCTATAAGATTGGAGAGGGGTATAAAAAAGCCTATGAGCTTTTGAAGGGACCTTTGCCACTGAAGTACGTCGAACAGTTGGGGGTCTTCAAGCAGCCCTCGGTGCTGTATCTGTATTGGGCAAAACCTGGAGAGCTTCAGCATACGCTGAGAGGCTATGAGTGTGCAAACCCTGCCATTCAAAATTTGCTGCCCCACAGGGCTTTGGGCGCAAACTTTGCAATACAGGCCGAAGCTCAACTATTGTTTGGAAATGACGTCGATGCAGAAATCCTCTGTCACAGATGTTTTTATTATGCAGGTTCTACCGACAGCAGCTACGTTTATTATGCGGCCGAGCTGACCTTGTCACGGATCGCCATATTAAGGGGAGATTACGCCATGCTGACTCAATCTCTGAAAAATATGGAGAAGTATCAGCTTGCACATGACACACAGAAGCATAAGGTTGTTTATAGAATGGCTCATTCTTTTATTATGACATTGCTCGGAGACGACGAGGTCATTCGGCGTCTCATGTCTGTTGAGGAAATAAAGGCTAATGTATCTGCTATTTCCATTCCCTTTGCGTTTGTCATCTATTCTAAATGGATGCTCTTACAGAAAAGATATACCGAGCTGCTTGGCCTGCTGGATATCTTTAGCGAGGCAGCCACCAGGCCGGATCGTTTTCAGCTCGCAAACATCTACTTCGCTATTTTCCGGGCAGTATCCCTGAATCGGCTGAATCGGAGAGCGGAGGCGAAAGATGCTTTGCAGAAAGCGCTGGCTCTAGCAGTCCCCGATAAAGTATACATGCCTTTTGCCGAGCATGGGGATGTTATAACCCCTCTGCTGACGGAGGGAATTGAGGCGATCTACAAAGAGGATATCCAAAAAATACGAACTCTCTCCCAGACACTTGGAAGTGGAATCGCTACAATCAAAAAACTCTCCCTTGAAAGCTTCCCGGAGCTCACCAAAAGAGAACGGGAGGTTGCATTATTGGCAAAGGAAGGGTTATCCAACCACCAGATAGCGGAACTGCTATCCATTGGTGATGAAACTGTAAAAAAGTTTATGAAACATATATTTACTAAGCTTAATCTGACATCGCGCATTCAGCTACAATACATCGATTTTTAG
- a CDS encoding sensor domain-containing diguanylate cyclase has protein sequence MNNTWKLKKISKRIVLMFFLTVTLCSTIIIISVNNRYSADKILMDQLIQEKSNQVNTVITRLLYKTETLSALVVQADGNTQNFDKVAAIIFDSPALVNVLLAPDGIVRDVYPQKGNEGVIGYNLFGEGEGNIEATMAKESGNLVFGGPFNLMQGGQALVGRLPVYLDEPDGNKRFWGLVSVTLGYPQLLDEVRLSEFESAGFLYEIWRISADTNDKQIIAKSAGSIGEHIHYIEKYVPILNAQWYFRIAPARQWYDYPEIWLMIIAGISISFLVALTSQQNVELKLMGTELENMSRIDAVTQVYNRRYFMDIAAIQAQRSMRLKNSCFIVMMDIDYFKKVNDTYGHTAGDKVLETVAQRMKHLTRPYDLIGRYGGEEFIMLISDLDKQALLNVVERIRLSISENPMEIEGNYINISASFGVADVTTLNDLDNGIKLADSALYTAKESGRNAVIFYKDE, from the coding sequence TTGAACAATACATGGAAGCTTAAAAAAATATCCAAACGGATAGTGTTGATGTTTTTTCTTACCGTAACGCTTTGTTCGACCATCATCATTATTTCGGTCAACAACCGGTACAGCGCAGACAAAATACTAATGGATCAACTGATACAGGAAAAGAGCAACCAGGTAAATACGGTGATAACGAGGCTATTGTATAAAACGGAAACTCTTTCGGCCTTGGTTGTTCAGGCTGATGGTAACACTCAAAATTTTGATAAAGTTGCGGCTATCATTTTTGACAGTCCTGCGCTTGTAAACGTCTTGCTTGCTCCAGACGGGATAGTGCGCGACGTATATCCACAAAAAGGAAACGAAGGCGTGATTGGTTATAACCTGTTTGGCGAAGGAGAAGGTAACATTGAAGCGACCATGGCAAAGGAAAGCGGAAATCTCGTATTCGGCGGTCCATTTAATCTCATGCAGGGCGGTCAAGCTTTGGTGGGCAGGCTGCCAGTCTATTTGGATGAACCTGATGGCAATAAACGTTTTTGGGGACTTGTATCCGTTACATTGGGATACCCCCAATTATTGGACGAGGTTCGTTTAAGCGAGTTTGAATCAGCGGGTTTTTTGTATGAAATATGGAGAATCAGTGCCGACACGAACGACAAGCAAATCATCGCCAAGAGCGCAGGAAGCATCGGTGAACATATCCATTATATTGAGAAATATGTGCCTATTCTGAATGCACAATGGTATTTTCGTATTGCGCCGGCTCGTCAATGGTATGATTATCCAGAAATATGGTTAATGATTATTGCGGGAATCAGTATTAGTTTTTTAGTAGCACTTACCTCGCAACAAAACGTAGAATTAAAACTGATGGGTACTGAATTGGAAAATATGTCAAGGATTGATGCAGTAACTCAGGTTTATAATAGACGCTACTTTATGGATATTGCTGCTATACAAGCGCAAAGATCAATGAGACTGAAAAATAGCTGTTTCATTGTCATGATGGACATTGATTACTTCAAAAAAGTAAACGATACATACGGACATACAGCAGGAGATAAAGTTTTAGAAACCGTTGCGCAAAGGATGAAACATTTAACCAGGCCCTATGATTTAATTGGCCGATATGGCGGCGAAGAATTTATCATGCTTATTTCGGATTTAGATAAACAAGCTTTGTTAAATGTTGTAGAGCGCATTCGGCTCAGTATAAGCGAAAACCCGATGGAAATTGAGGGGAACTATATAAACATTTCTGCAAGCTTTGGAGTTGCTGATGTCACGACGTTAAATGATCTTGATAATGGAATAAAGCTTGCCGATTCGGCACTATATACTGCCAAAGAAAGTGGAAGAAATGCAGTGATTTTTTACAAAGACGAATAG
- a CDS encoding putative bifunctional diguanylate cyclase/phosphodiesterase, with protein MENIQEKHKAAVGYKVEKNQTIDFLTNLPNRYAFVREMEKALYEAETECFGYVILVDIADFRAINQGYGYETGDDLIIALAQFLIHNFSAENYSIYRMNSDDFIVLCHNPDHPGQLNQDIEAIIKRFQFLWAIQGRAIYCSVNIAAVYYPVDGKSTEDIFRNLDSALYQAKENGKNGFTIYCEEIENVSHIVLKNREIEKMLRIAVKENFEGLVVHYQPIYSSVANSMIASEALLRYITEEGRMISPAQFIPIAERSGLIIPIGEFVLRSSAQFCKEMIEAGNPDFRVSVNVSIHQWKMPGFDEAVMRILDEVNVPCKNIVLEITEGMAATNINRIYDACRKLREQGVKIALDDFGTGYSSLNMIRTMPIDLIKIDQTFTNDVATDEYTHLFMRLITMLGHQLGIAVCVEGVEEEDQLASCKDMGVDYIQGYLYHKPVPAYVLMEMIHKERGLNLVHISDDRKGLKRKKKSR; from the coding sequence GTGGAGAACATACAGGAAAAGCACAAGGCAGCAGTAGGGTACAAAGTTGAGAAAAATCAGACCATCGACTTTCTGACAAACCTGCCCAATCGCTACGCTTTTGTGCGAGAGATGGAAAAAGCGTTATATGAAGCGGAAACCGAATGTTTCGGTTATGTTATTCTCGTTGATATTGCAGACTTTAGGGCGATTAATCAAGGATATGGATATGAAACCGGAGATGATCTGATCATTGCTCTCGCGCAGTTTCTTATACACAATTTTTCTGCTGAAAACTATTCCATATATCGCATGAACAGCGATGATTTCATCGTGCTGTGTCATAACCCGGATCATCCCGGACAGCTCAATCAGGATATAGAGGCCATCATCAAGCGATTCCAGTTTTTGTGGGCAATTCAAGGCAGGGCCATTTACTGTTCCGTCAACATCGCGGCCGTCTATTATCCTGTCGACGGAAAATCAACCGAGGATATTTTTCGTAACCTGGATAGTGCCCTTTATCAGGCCAAAGAGAACGGGAAAAATGGATTTACGATTTATTGCGAGGAAATTGAAAATGTTTCCCATATTGTTTTGAAGAACCGGGAAATTGAGAAAATGCTCCGCATTGCGGTAAAAGAGAATTTTGAGGGGCTGGTGGTCCACTACCAGCCGATCTACAGTTCTGTTGCAAATAGTATGATTGCCTCGGAAGCCCTCCTGCGTTATATCACAGAAGAAGGGAGAATGATTTCGCCCGCTCAGTTTATTCCGATTGCGGAAAGGTCCGGCTTGATCATACCCATTGGCGAATTTGTATTGAGATCTTCCGCCCAGTTCTGTAAGGAAATGATTGAGGCTGGGAATCCAGATTTCCGTGTCTCAGTGAATGTGTCCATTCACCAATGGAAAATGCCCGGTTTTGATGAAGCAGTTATGCGGATTCTGGACGAGGTGAATGTCCCCTGTAAAAACATTGTCCTGGAAATTACGGAGGGGATGGCCGCAACCAACATCAATCGGATTTACGATGCCTGTAGGAAGCTGCGTGAGCAGGGCGTGAAAATTGCCCTGGATGATTTCGGAACCGGTTATTCTTCTCTGAATATGATACGCACCATGCCTATCGACCTTATAAAAATAGATCAGACATTTACAAACGACGTAGCGACGGACGAGTACACGCATCTGTTTATGCGGTTGATCACGATGCTGGGGCACCAGTTGGGAATCGCCGTCTGCGTGGAAGGCGTGGAGGAAGAGGATCAACTGGCAAGCTGCAAAGACATGGGGGTAGATTACATTCAGGGGTATCTGTATCACAAGCCGGTTCCAGCTTATGTGCTGATGGAAATGATACACAAAGAGCGAGGGCTAAACCTGGTACATATCTCCGATGATAGAAAGGGCTTAAAACGGAAGAAAAAAAGCAGGTAG
- a CDS encoding penicillin-binding transpeptidase domain-containing protein, with the protein MKKIFLALMITAFFFMSGVASVDAADFVERRDFEKYASGFTGTFILYDEVQDQYTVFNQVQSTVRLSPCSTFKIYNSLIGLETGVLDMEDVYTLFPWNGKQYSFPSWNRDQTLASATRDSVVWYFQELASRIGEQRMQEYLDKIEYGNRDISGGLTTFWLRSSLQISAREQVELLRKLYAGELPFLPEHIEVVKRNITVSDNKEIRLLGKTGSGFEDGKWELGWFVGCVEKPENRYFFAINIQAPDGATGGKAREIAKAILRDLEIL; encoded by the coding sequence GTGAAAAAGATATTTCTGGCGTTAATGATTACGGCGTTCTTTTTTATGAGTGGTGTAGCCAGTGTGGATGCGGCTGATTTCGTGGAGCGCCGCGACTTTGAAAAGTATGCTTCAGGCTTTACCGGTACGTTTATCCTGTATGATGAAGTGCAAGACCAATACACCGTGTTTAACCAAGTGCAAAGCACAGTCCGCTTATCCCCGTGTTCCACCTTCAAAATTTACAATTCCTTGATTGGCCTGGAAACGGGTGTCTTGGATATGGAAGATGTATACACCTTGTTTCCCTGGAATGGCAAGCAATATTCCTTTCCCTCCTGGAACCGTGACCAAACCCTTGCATCAGCCACGCGAGATTCTGTTGTCTGGTATTTCCAGGAGCTCGCCTCCCGTATTGGCGAACAAAGAATGCAGGAATATCTGGATAAGATTGAATATGGCAATCGGGATATTTCCGGCGGACTGACTACCTTCTGGCTACGTTCCTCGCTTCAAATTTCAGCGCGTGAGCAAGTGGAGCTATTACGTAAATTGTATGCTGGCGAATTGCCCTTTTTACCGGAACATATTGAGGTTGTCAAGAGAAATATCACGGTATCGGACAACAAGGAGATACGCTTGCTGGGCAAGACCGGATCGGGTTTTGAAGATGGAAAATGGGAGTTGGGCTGGTTTGTCGGTTGTGTGGAAAAACCAGAAAACCGGTATTTCTTTGCAATCAATATTCAAGCGCCCGATGGTGCAACCGGTGGTAAGGCCAGGGAAATCGCCAAAGCTATTTTAAGAGACCTGGAAATTTTATAA
- a CDS encoding CobW family GTP-binding protein, whose translation MGHKIPLDIVSGFLGAGKTTLILKMLKERKGNEKIFILENEYGKAGIDGSLLSGNKAEIKEIYSGCICCSLKGEFTQVLKQAISSIKPGRILIEPTGIGKLSEILQIVQQPCFHGTIVTDHVITVVDVHEVHNYLKNFGEFYKDQIYHAKIIVLSKTQEFPYPKIQEIVNLIREHNSTAKIVTSPWDQLDIQEILQEDKPYEKLSKNEDVISPKKLNYTRKQPASSRTCHHHSGADIFDNVSWKGLRVFSISSLNAVLSAVSTGQYGKILRAKGIVAGKKEWIHFEYVNGQWKCSTTEPLKLGQAVFIGQNLLSEKLLELVEGANAKSC comes from the coding sequence ATGGGGCATAAAATACCATTAGATATTGTATCAGGATTTTTAGGAGCTGGTAAAACGACTTTGATATTAAAAATGTTAAAGGAACGTAAAGGGAATGAAAAAATATTCATTTTGGAAAATGAATATGGGAAGGCGGGCATTGACGGGAGTTTGCTGTCCGGCAACAAAGCCGAAATCAAAGAAATTTATTCCGGATGCATATGCTGCTCATTAAAAGGTGAATTTACACAGGTTTTAAAGCAGGCTATTTCTAGCATAAAGCCAGGGAGAATTTTGATTGAGCCAACCGGCATCGGCAAGTTGTCCGAGATATTGCAAATTGTCCAACAACCTTGCTTTCACGGAACGATCGTTACTGACCATGTGATAACCGTAGTGGATGTACACGAAGTACATAATTATTTGAAAAATTTTGGTGAGTTTTATAAAGACCAAATTTATCATGCCAAAATCATAGTGCTTAGCAAAACTCAGGAATTTCCATATCCTAAAATTCAAGAAATCGTAAATTTGATTCGGGAACATAATTCAACGGCTAAGATAGTAACCAGTCCCTGGGATCAGTTAGATATCCAGGAGATTTTACAAGAAGACAAACCATATGAGAAACTAAGCAAGAACGAGGATGTTATTTCCCCTAAAAAACTGAATTACACCAGAAAACAACCTGCATCTTCCCGAACTTGCCATCACCATTCAGGAGCGGATATATTCGATAATGTTTCATGGAAAGGGCTGCGCGTTTTTTCTATTTCCTCGCTAAATGCCGTGCTCTCGGCTGTTAGCACAGGACAATATGGTAAGATTTTGCGGGCCAAGGGGATCGTTGCCGGAAAAAAAGAATGGATTCATTTTGAGTATGTGAATGGACAATGGAAATGCAGTACTACGGAACCATTAAAGCTCGGCCAAGCGGTGTTCATAGGGCAAAATTTGCTTTCTGAGAAACTATTGGAGCTGGTTGAAGGGGCCAATGCCAAAAGTTGTTGA